The DNA region ACGCGGAAGTAGCCGTCGTCCTCGTGGACGGCGCCGTCGCCGGCCTTGTACACCCAGTCCTCGGGGTCCGAGCTGTCGGTGTCCGAGAAGTCCTGCCAGTACTCCTCGATGAACCGCTCGTCGTTGCCGTATACGGTCTGCAACATCCCGGGCCAGGGCTTCTCGATGACGAGGTTGCCCGCCTTGCCGCTCGCGGGCTCCATCGGCTCGCCGCTGTCGTCGTAGAGGGCGGGCTGGATGCCCGGACAGGGGAACCCGGCCGAGCCGGGTTTCATGTCCTTGAGCGCGGGGAGGTTCGTGATGAGGTGGCCGCCGGTCTCGGTCTGCCACCACGTGTCGACGATGACCGCGTCCTCGTCGCCGATGTGCTTGTAGTACCACAGCCACGCCTCCGGCTGGATCGGCTCGCCGACCGTGGTCATGTGGCGGAAGTCGAAGTCGTAGTCCTCGACGTACTCCGAGCCCCACTTCATGAACATCCGCACGGCCGTCGGCGAGGTGTGGAAGATGTCCACGTCGTAGCGCTCGGCGATCTCCCAGATGCGGCCCTTGTGGGGGTGGTCCGGCGTGTCCTCGTACATCACGCTGGTCGTCCCGAGCGAGAGCGGCCCGTAGACGATGTAGGAGTGGCCGGTGATCCACCCGATGTCGGCGGCGCACCAGTAGGTGTCCTCGGGTTCGATGTCCAGCACGTACTTGCTGGTGGCGGTGACGTAGGAGAGGTAGCCGCCGGTGCGGTGCTGGCAGCCCTTCGGCTGGCCCGTGGTCCCGGAGGTGTACATGAGGAAGAGGGGGTCCTCGGCGTCGCGGGAGACGGGGTCGACGCGGGCGCGCTCGTTGTCGGCGAGCAGGTCGTCGGCCAGTACGTACGGGTCGTCGCTGCCGATCTCCACGTCCTCGTGGAGTTCGTCGTGGCGGGTCCAGAGGACGACCGTGTCGACGTCGGAATCGGCCAGTTCCAGGGCCTCGTCGCACTTCTCCTTGTGGTTGAGGAACTCGCCGCGGCGGTAGTAGCCGTCGCAGGTGACGACCACGTCGGAGTCGGCGTCGTCGATGCGGTCGGCCAGCGCCTGCGCCGAGAAGCCGGCGAACACCTCCGAGTGGGGCGCGCCGATGCGGGCGCAGGCCAGCATCGTCACCGGCAGCGCCGGCAGCATCGGGAGGTGGCAGGTGACCACGTCGTCCTCCTCGACGCCCACGTCCTGCAGGGACGCGGCGGCGGCGTTGACGCGGTTGTACAGATCCTGATAGGTGATGATGTCCCGTTCGTCGCTGTCGGTGCCCTCCCAGATGAACGCGGCCTGGTTCTTGCGCTCGTCGAGGTGGCGGTCGATGCAGTTGTACGAGGCGTTGAGCTCGCCGCCGGTGAACCACTCGTAGAAGGGCGGGTTCGAGTCGTCGAGCACCTCGTCCCAGTGTTCGTCCCAGTCGAGCAGTTCCGCGTAC from Halosimplex halophilum includes:
- the acs gene encoding acetate--CoA ligase, with amino-acid sequence MSEDGSPLESRLTEQEYFRPPTDFVGQANVSDPDIYDRFDENYPEAFEEYAELLDWDEHWDEVLDDSNPPFYEWFTGGELNASYNCIDRHLDERKNQAAFIWEGTDSDERDIITYQDLYNRVNAAAASLQDVGVEEDDVVTCHLPMLPALPVTMLACARIGAPHSEVFAGFSAQALADRIDDADSDVVVTCDGYYRRGEFLNHKEKCDEALELADSDVDTVVLWTRHDELHEDVEIGSDDPYVLADDLLADNERARVDPVSRDAEDPLFLMYTSGTTGQPKGCQHRTGGYLSYVTATSKYVLDIEPEDTYWCAADIGWITGHSYIVYGPLSLGTTSVMYEDTPDHPHKGRIWEIAERYDVDIFHTSPTAVRMFMKWGSEYVEDYDFDFRHMTTVGEPIQPEAWLWYYKHIGDEDAVIVDTWWQTETGGHLITNLPALKDMKPGSAGFPCPGIQPALYDDSGEPMEPASGKAGNLVIEKPWPGMLQTVYGNDERFIEEYWQDFSDTDSSDPEDWVYKAGDGAVHEDDGYFRVLGRLDDVMNVAGHRLGTMELESAVSEVQDVAEAAVAARDHDEKGEVPDVYVVVREGVSASNEEVRDRIIEAVEDEIGKFARPARVVFVDDLPKTRSGKIMRRLLENISNGDELGDTTTLRDPSVPEEIRDQVHGDD